Genomic window (Paraburkholderia phenazinium):
GCCGCCGAGCACCTTGGCGCCCGCACCGACAATCACGCCGCGCTCGAGCGTCGGATGCCGCTTGGCCCCGCGCGTCAGCGAAGTGCCGCCGAGCGTCACACCCTGATAGATCGTGCAGTCGTCGCCGATTTCCGCCGTCTCGCCGACCACCACGCCCATACCGTGATCGATAAACACGCGGCGGCCGACTGTCGCGCCCGGGTGGATCTCGATGCCCGTCAGAAAACGCGCCGTCTGCGACACGCAGCGCGCCAGCCAGCGGCGTTTGCCCCGCCACAAGGCGTGCGCCAGCCGGTGCAGCACGAGCGCATGCAGGCCCGGATAACACGTGAGCACTTCCCAGGCGCTGCGGGCGGCGGGATCGCGCTCGCGGATCGTGGCAATGTCTTCGCGAAGTCTCGTGAACATGGCAGTGACGCTTTCGTAGGGACGGGAAACCGTCGCCGCCTGACGGCGCACGACGGAACACTGCCGGTTAGCAGACCGGCAGCTTTGCTTATAGGATTTCGAGGATTGTAGGGCGATTGTGCGAAAGCTGCCGGATGCCCCCGTTGCCGGCAAGGTCGGCAACGGGGCATCCGCACGAACCCAAGCCGGCTTCAGGGCGTGCCGTCGTCCGGCTGCTTCACCTTCAGCAGGATGTGCTTGGCGATCCCGCGCACGATGTTGACCTCTTCGCGTTCGAGCCCGGAGCGGGCGAACAGGCGCCGCAGACGCGACATCAGCTTCTTCGGATTGGCCGGATCGAGAAACTCGAGCGCGACGAGTGCGTCTTCCAGGTGCGCGTACATGCCTTCGATGTCGTCGCTCTGCGCGAGCGAAGCGGCCGCCGCGCCCTGCCCTTCGACGCCGCGGCCGTTGCCTGCAGGCGCGCCAGTACCACCGCCCAGACCGAGATACGCGAGGCGCAACTCGTACGCCAGCACCTGCACGGCCTGCGCCAGATTGAGCGAGCTGTAGGCCGGATTGGCCGGAATATGCGCGAGCGCGCTGCACCGCTCGACGTCCTCGTTCGACAAACCGGTCCGCTCATTGCCGAACACCAGCGCAATCTCGCCATGCACCGCGTGCTCGCGCGCGTGCGCGGCGGCCGCGCGCGGCACAAGCTGGGGCGGCCCGTATTCGCGCGAGCGCGCCGTCAGCGCCACCGACCAGGAGACGCCATTGAGCGCATCCGCCAGCGTCGGCACGATGTGTGCGCCGGCCAGCACGTCGTCCGCACCGCTGGCCATGGCGATCGCCTCGGGATCGGACTGCACATGCGGCACGCGCGGCGCGACCAGCACGAGGCGTGAAAAACCCATTGTTTTCAGCGCCCGCGCCGCCGCCCCTACGTTGCCGGGATGGCTGGGCTCGACGAGCACGAAGCGGGTCGAGGTAAAACCGCCGCGCACGGGCGCGGCGCTGTCCGGCGCGCAGAGTTCGGACGAAGGCGGAGTGTGGGGCGTGTGGGTGTTGGCCACGATGAAAATGGGGAGCTAAAGACCGTATGGTAGCGCCAACCGGCTCGCGAACCTACCGGCATCGCGCGGCGTGCTGCCGGAGAACCCCGGAGTCGGGTAAAATCACGGCTATTCGCGCCAGTTTCGTACCAGCGCCTCGTTCTTATCCAATTCGTCTCCGTCGACGGAACGCCTGTCCAGCGGTCGTTCCGTGTTGTTTCAGCTGCGCTGTTTCAACTGATATCCAGTTCATTTTCAGCTCATTACCGGTAAGCAGCCGCGCTGCCCCGGCACAAGGATCCAGGCTCATGCATCCCATGCTCAACATCGCCGTCAAGGCCGCCCGCCGCGCCGCGCAGATCATCAACCGGGCCTCGCTCGATCTCGACCTGGTCCAGGTCAGCAAGAAACAACACAACGATTTCGTCACGGAGGTCGACAAGGCATCGGAAGCGGCAATCATCGACACGCTGAAGACCGCCTACCCCGATCACGCCATCCTCGCCGAAGAATCCGGCAAGTCGGACAACGAGTCCGAGTACCAGTGGATCATCGACCCGCTCGACGGCACCACGAACTTCATCCACGGCTTCCAGTACTACTGCGTGTCGATCGCTCTGGCGCATAAGGGCATCGTGACGCAAGCCGTCGTCTACGATCCGAACCGCAACGACCTGTTCACCGCCTCGCGCGGCCGCGGCGCGTTCCTGAACGACCGCCGCATCCGTGTGGGCCGTCGCGACCGTCTGGCCGACGGCCTGATCGGCACGGGCTTCCCGTTCCGCGAAACCGACGGCCTCGACGCCTACGGCCGCCTCTTCAAGGAAATGACCGAAGCCTGCGCCGGCCTGCGCCGCCCGGGCGCGGCTGCGCTGGATCTGGCGAACGTCGCCGCGGGCCGCCTGGACGGCTTCTTCGAACAGGGCCTGCACGCATGGGACATGGCTGCCGGCAGCCTGCTGATCACCGAAGCGGGCGGTCTGGTGGGTAACTACACGGGCGACTCGGACTTCCTGCACATCGGCGAAATCGTCGCGGGCAATCCGAAGCTGTACGCCCAGATGGTGCCGATCCTCTCGCGCTACAGCCGTACCAGGCAGCAAGCGGCGTAAGGCTGCAACGGGTGCAAAGCGGCTTCGGCCGCTTTTTTGTTGGCACCTGGCACCTGGCACCGGCGGCCGGTAGCCGATGGCCGATAGCGCTTGGCAACGGTACCGGCCCAAATGCTTGCATGCCGGAGTGCCTGCGCGGCGCCCCTGCATGCAACGCCGCTTCATGCTACAAAGCCACAGGCCGCGCCGGACTCGATTTTCGTCGCACCGTCGTACACGCTGTCATCCAATCCGGCGCGAGATCCCGCGCAGCATCCCGAACTGCTTAATGAAAAAAGGCTTCTATACGATCATCGCGGCGCAGTTCGTGTCATCGCTCGCCGACAATGCGCTGCTGATCGCGGCGATTGCACTGCTCTCGGTGATCCGCTCGTCGGCCTGGGTCACGCCCATGCTGCAGATTTTCTTCACAGTGTCGTACGTGCTGCTGGCGCCGTTCGTCGGTGCGTTCGCCGATGCGCTGCAAAAACGCCATGTGATGTTCGTCTCGAACGCGCTCAAGGCGAGCGGCTGCCTGATGATGATCGCCGGCGTGCATCCGATGATCGCCTATGGCGTGGTCGGCTTCGGCGCGGCGGCCTACTCCCCCGCCAAATACGGCATCCTGACTGAATTGCTGCCCGCCGACCGGCTGGTCGCGGCGAACGCGTGGCTCGAGTCCGCCACCGTGCTGTCGACGATCGTCGGCACCATGCTCGGCGGCGCGCTGATCAGCACCTATGCGACTCACTTTGTCGCGCACGCGCACCTGCCGCTGATCCGTTCCGCGGCCGACCTGGCGATGCTCGCCGTCATGCTGACCTATGCGATCGCCGCCGTCATCAACGTGGGCATCCCCGATACGGGCGCGCGCTATCCGAACCGCCTCAAGGAACCGAAGAAGCTGGTCGGCGATTTCACGCATTGCTTCAACGTGCTGTGGGCCGACAAGCTCGCGCAGATCGCGCTGTGGGTGACCACGCTGATGTGGGGCGGCGCGGTGACGCTGCAGTTGCTGGTGCTGAAGTGGGCCGACGTGAACCTTGGGTTGTCGCTCTCGAAGGCGGCCGTCATGCAGGGCATCACGGGGCTCGGCATCGCCGTCGGCGCGGCCGCCGCCGCGACGCTGGTGCCGCTGCGCAGTTCGCTGAAGGTGCTGCCGGTCGGCATCATTACCGGCGCGGTCGCAATCGCCATGGCGTTCTACAGCAAGGGACTGTTTCCACCGGGCATGGGCATTCGCGTCGGTCCGTTTGTGGCGCCGATCTATATCGTGCTCGCCTATCCGCTGATGATCCTGCTCGGCGCGCTGTCGGGATTTTTCATTGTGCCGATGAATGCCCTGCTGCAGCATCGCGGCGCGACGTTGCTGTCCGCGGGGCATTCCATCGCCGTGCAGAATTTCAACCAGAATCTGGCGGTGCTGCTGATGCTGGGTCTCTATGCGATTCTGCTCACGGCGAAGCTGCCGGTGCCCTGGATCATCGTGGTGTTCGGCAGCTTCATCACCTTCATGATGTGGATGGCGAAACGCCGTAGCAACACGAATGCGCGCACCGTCGATATGCGGGCGATGCTCGAGGAATGAGGATGCATCGGAGTACGCGCTAAAGCCTCGACCTGAACAGCTAACGCGAGAAGACCCTCAAGGGACATTCGCCCACTCCGTTCATCGATGGCGCGTTGAGAATGGCTAGCCGCCCTTCGCAAGCTAAGGTCGAAGCGCCAGCAAGCGCGGGGTTTTGCCGGGCCCGGCTGCCGCCATCGCATCGATCAGCGCGCGCGTCTCCGTTGGGCCGAACTCACCGAGATCCTTGACGGGCCGCGAGCGACTCAGAAGCCACAACACACCCGTGCGCGCGAACGACGGCATATGCAAAAGCGTCGCGAGCACGCGAGGCTTCGGCGTGTGGCCCAGACCGCGGACCAGTTCGAAACCTTCCGTCCATGCAACCTCAAGCTGTCTTGCCTCGGACCATGTGAGCTGGGTAGCTCGCCGCCACGTGAGCAATGCCGCGAGAAAAAGCGGCACCACAAGCGCGACGTGACTTCGGAGGAATGCGTCCATGTCGTCCTCCACCTCGCACGGCATCCCGGCCTCCTTGAAGCGTTTCGCCAGCACGGCGTTTGACATCGTCGTTACCATGCCGGGGCCATCCACCCGAAAGCGTAGCCGCTGGTCCACCAGATAAGCCGACATATTCGGGAACCCGAAGGCGAAGCGTTCGGCGCCTACGAGGGTCCGATAGGGTTCGGTGCCTTGAAACGTATTGAACATCAGCAGGATGGTGTTCGCGCGGCTCGCCGATAACGCCGGCAGAAGCGGGGCGAGCTGGTGTTCGGGGACGGTGACGATCGCCAGATCGTAGGGGATGGCCGGATCGAACGCCGCCTCGACCTTGACCGGCATGCGTTGCCCGTCAACGGCGACGATTGCGCCGTCGCGACTCAGCGCGGCGAGACGCGCACCTCGCGCCACGACTGCGACGTCATGGCCGGCTTTGGCTAGGCAGAAGGCCACGGCGCTGCCGATCCGCCCCGCACCAATCAGAATGATTTTCATGGGTCAAGTTTGCGCATCCCGGATGTTCCTGTATACGGAATATCACGGTAAGCTGATGCCCATATATGGAAACACTTTCCTGGGACGATCTGCGTATTCTTCTGGCGGTGCATCGAGCCGGGAGCCTGCTCGCCGCGGGCAAGGCGCTAGGCCTTTCGACCTCGACAACCGCACGCCGGCTGGATGCGCTGGAAGCTGCGATGGGCTGCCAGTTGGTGTATCGCAGCCAGTCGGGCACGGAGTTGAAGCCGGAGGCGTTGCGGATGGTGCGGCTCGCCGAAGGGCTGGCGCACGGACTCGATGCGCTGCGCCGCGATCAAACCATGCTGGCCGGGACGCTGCGGATCAGCGTGCCGGATGGCATGGCCCACACGCTCGCCCGCTCGCTGCTCGCGTTCCGCGAGGCGTATCCCCTGGTCGATCTGGAACTGGTGGGAGAGAACCGGATGGCCGATGTGGCCGCGCGTGAGGCCGACATCGCCGTTCGCCTCACGCGCTCCACGTCGAATGTGCTGGTGGAAAAGCACCTGGCCAGTTTCCGGTTCGCGCTGTTCGCGTCCTCAGACTATGTGCGGCGCCATCTGCCTACGCGTCGGCTCGGCAAGGGTGAGGCGTCGGTGCATCCGTTTGTCGGACTCGACGAGCGCTGGAAAGGACTGCCGCACGAGCAATGGATGCGCACGCTTGGCGCGACGCGGTTCGCGTTCCGCTCAAGTTCGATGGAAGCCATCGTGGAAGCGGTTCGTCAAGGCGCGGGCCTTGCTGCATTCCTCGAGAAAGACCCACGAAACACCGACCTCATTCGCGTCGAAACGGATATCGTGGGCCCCACTCAGCCGTTCTATCTGGTCTATCACCGCGATCTGCGCAAGCAGCCGCACGTTCGCGCGGCCGTGACGGCAATCGAGGCCTACATGCGCGCGCATCGCTAATCGGGTTCGCGCAGGCCCGGCGCCCCACGCCCTGGCGCGTGCTGCGATCCCGTTCTGCATCAATAGACGCATTCAATGCGATTTTTCGTTTTCATGGGTAGGCGCACCTTTCCCCGTAACGCCGGCAGGAAACGCGCGCGTTTCGGTGACGACGCGCGCCTGGCATGCCGGATCGTGGACGACGGGTGCGCACCAGGCGCCCGCTATGACGCAGAAGGCTTGATGTTCTGGTTATGCCGGAACAGGTTGTGCGGGTCGTATCGGGTCTTCACCGCGACCAGACGGTCGTAGTTCGGACCATAGGCCGCACCGATCCGCTCGCTCTCGTCCTGCGTCAGGAAGTTGACGTACACGCTGCCCAGCGCAAAAGGCGCAGCCGCCTCGAAGAAATCGCGCGCCCAGCCGACACACCGCTCGTCTTCCCTCGCGTCGCTCCAGCGTCCGTGCACGTTCATGACGTATTTCGTGTTACGACTCGGATAGGCCGTGGCCTCAACCGGAACAGAGGCTGTTTGCCCCCCGATCAGACCGAAGAAGATTTCGCATTGCGGCGACGGCAGCTTGCCAATGGCGTCAATCAGCACGTCCACCAAGCCGTCCGGCAACTCCGCCAGATTGTGCGATTTCCAGTAGTTGCGTGCACCGGGTGTCAGCAGTGGGTCGAATGCCTGCTGCCACATCGCATACGGCATCGGGCCGAGATGCTCGCCGTACGGGGTGCCGAAGCGCCGCACGACCTCGAGCGCGCCAGGGCCGTCGGCAACTGCGCCGACGTAGCAGCTTGCAAAAGCGATGATCGGTTTGCCATGGACCTCCGGCGGCAGGAACGGCAGCGGTGGCGCGAGGCGCAGCACCGCCCATACGGAGAGTTCGTCCGGCATATCGGCGGTTGCCGCGCGATATTTCCTGAGCGCCTCTTTCGCCTGTTCCAACGGCAATACGACGAGACCGCCGTACACCTCCGGCCCGACCGGATGCAGTCCGAATTCGAACATCGTGACGACGCCGAAATTGCCGCCGCCGCCGCGAATCGCCCAGAACAGGTCCTCATGCGCATCGGCAGCGGCACGGACCCGTTCCCCGTCCGCCGTGACGACATCCGCCGAGACGAGATTGTCGACCGTCATCCCGTATTTGCGGCTGAGCCAACCGAATCCACCGCCGAGCGTCAAGCCCGAGACGCCAGTCGTCGAATTGATCCCGAGCGGTGTCGCCAGACCGAAAGCCTGCGCTTCGTGGTCGAAATCGGCCAGCGTGGCGCCCGGTTCGACATAGGCGCGACGCGCAAGGGGATCGATCCGGACTGATTTCATCGGCGACAGGTCGATCACCAGCCCGTCGTCGCAGACGGCGCTGCCCGCGATGTTATGCGCGCCGCCGCGCACCGCCAGCAGCAGGTCGTTATCGCGCGCGAAGGCCACCGCGCGTCGGACATCGGCCACGCCCGCACAGCGCACGATCATTGCCGGGCAACGATCGATCATCGCATTCCAGATATGACGTGCTTCGTCGAAACCGGCATCGGCAGGCAGCAGCACCTGCCCTCTCGTCGCAACTTTCAGTTCTTCAATCGCATTGCTGGACAACTTGGCCATGAAACACCTCCTGGTACGCCGCCAATATTTGCTCCAATTCTCAGGGGAATTTCGACATCCTGAAGACTTCGTCTTCGTCCAGGGGGCCGACAAAATTACGCTTGACGGGGTGCGTCCACGGGCGCCGTGCCGTCATGAAATAGCGTCTTCAGTTGTGAACGCAGTTCCGGCGAATCGGCATGCTTGTGAACCGTAACCGCATGCTGTACGGCCGCCTCCAGCAACTCGCTTTCGGAATCCGCGGATAGCGCGATAGAACAGTTCATTTCGCTCGGGAATTCCCGGCAATCGATGTACTTGCGCGTCATGATGTTCTCCTCATACGAAAGTAATCAGGGGTCCTGCGATTGCGCCTCCTTGTCGCTAACGAAATGACTGTGAAAGTATAGGTCGCGTGGCGTGAATGTGAGGTCGCGCAGCGAAATTCGTGACGCTCAGGGGCGAGCGCCCGCGCGGGTGGAAGCGATAGCCGAACAGCCGCTATCGCCTCGGTCGAACCCTTCGGACGAAGCCGGCGATGCATCCTGTTCCGCCGCATCGAGTAAAGCGGCGACCTGAAGCAGGATGCCCAGCTTTTTCCATAAGATGTAACGCTGATAACAGGTTTGTTGAGGCGGAAAGGTGCCGGGCAATCGATGCCATTTTTCGCCGGTCTGCTGCAACCATAGAATTGCATTGAGAATGTCGCGCTCATTACGCCTCGGCCGACCACGACCAGCCGATACGTCGGGGAACAGATGTTCGACGCGACTCCATGCGGAGTCGGAAAGCGGAAGAGAGATCATGTTGATTGCGTGGCGGATTCGAACCGGGCGAAGACCAGCGCAATTGTTTCAGGCTTTGCTCGATGCGCTTGACCGTCCGTCTCAGTTTGGCCGTCACTTTCGATGCGGACAGGTGCCGTCTGTCCACAAGCCGCTCTCCGTCAGTGAAACGGGCGTACCTCGACCGACGCCCGACAGGCGACGGCGGCCTTGCGCCCCCAGGCCAGCGCCTCGTCCAGGTCCGCGGCTTCCAGAACCCAAAAACCGCCCACGAGTTCCTTGGTCTCCAGGTACGGGCCGTCGGTGATGCGCAGCTTGCCATCGGGCTGTACGCGCAGCGACCTCGCGCTGCCCGGCGGGCGCAGGCCGCCCACGAAGGTCCTGACACCGGCAGCCTTCATCTCGTCGTTGAGCGCGTCGATCTCGCGGGACATCGCTTCGTCCTCGACGGACGGGTCGTAGTCGTCGGGACGGTAAATCGCAACCAGATACCGTGTCATGACTTCTCTCCTGTAAGGGTCGTTGGGCGGGCCAGCTGGTTGCCCGGTTTTCACCATGTCGACGAACGGTCAAAGCGGAATTCGACAAAGCGTCCCAAAAGTTTTGGTTGGGTGGACGCTGAAGTACACAGACGTGCCGAACCGACGGGCGACCGCTCCGCGCCGATTGGCCATCCGGCCAGGGTTCATTCGGCGCGGCAACGGGTTAAACTCACGCCCTGAACAGCTAACGCAAGAAGACACTCAGGATGGGCATTCAAACCGCAGCGGCCAATGACGTCGCACAACATACGCCGATGATGCAGCAATACCTGCGCATCAAGGCGGATCATCCGGGCACGCTCGTGTTCTACCGGATGGGCGATTTCTACGAGCTGTTTTTCGACGATGCGGAGAAAGCCGCACGTCTGCTCGATCTCACGCTGACGCAGCGTGGCGCGTCGGCGGGTAACCCGATCAAGATGGCCGGCGTGCCGCATCACGCCGTCGAACAGTATCTGGCCAAGCTGGTGAAGCTTGGCGAATCGGTCGCCATCTGCGAACAGATCGGCGATCCGGCCACCTCGAAAGGGCCGGTCGAACGTAAAGTCGTGCGCGTCGTCACGCCCGGCACGCTGACCGACGCCGCGCTGCTGTCCGACAAGAACGACGTCTATCTGCTCGCCGTCTGCGTCGGCCACAACCGGCGCGGCGTGGCCACCAACGTGGGCCTCGCGTGGCTGAACCTGGCAAGCGGTGCATTGCGCCTCGCGGAAGTGGCGCCCGACCAGGCCGCCGCCGCGCTCGAACGGATTCGCCCCGCGGAAATTCTGATCGCCGACGTGACGTCCGAAGCCAGCACGTGGTCGCCGCCCACCGGTTCCGGCGCGCTGACTCGCGTACCCGTGTGGCACTTCGACGTCGCCTCGGGTACGCAGCGCCTGTGCGATCAGATGGACGTGGCGAGCCTCGACGGCTTCGGCGCGCACTCGCTGTCGAGCGCCTGCGGCGCCGCCGGCGCCTTGCTGCTCTACGCGGCCGCGACCCAGGGCCAGCAACTGCGCCATGTGCGCAGCCTCAAGGTCGAATACGAGTCCGAATATATTGGGCTCGACCCCGCCACGCGCCGCAACCTCGAACTGACCGAAACGCTGCGCGGCACCGAAAGCCCCACGCTGTGCTCGCTGCTCGACACCTGCTGCACGACAATGGGCAGCCGCCTGCTGCGTCACTGGCTGCATCATCCGCCACGCCAGGCCGCGCTTGCCCAGGCGCGCCAGCAAGCCATCGGCGCGCTGCTCGATGCACCGCCGGCGGCGAGCGTCGACACCTTGCGCGGCGCCCTGCGGCAGATCTCCGATATCGAACGGATCACCGGACGTCTCGCCTTGCTGTCCGCCCGTCCGCGCGACCTGTCGAGCCTGCGCGATACCTTCATCGCCCTGCCCGAGTTGCGCACGCTGCTGGCCGCCGTGACGGGCGCCGCGGACTCGCTCGCGCGCATCGATGCCGCGCTCGAACCGCCGGCGCCTTGCGTCGACCTGCTGAAGCTGGCGGTCGCGCCGGAACCGGCTGCGATGGTGCGCGACGGCGGCGTGATCGCGCGCGGCTACGATGCCGAACTGGACGAACTGCGCGACATCTCCGAGAACTGCGGGCAGTTCCTGATCGACCTCGAGACGCGCGAGCGGGCCCGCACCGGCATCGGCAATCTGCGCGTCGAATACAACAAGGTGCATGGCTTCTACATCGAAGTCACGCGCGGCCAGACCGACAAGGTGCCGGACGACTATCGCCGGCGCCAGACGCTGAAGAACGCCGAACGCTACATCACGCCGGAACTGAAGACCTTCGAGGACAAAGCCCTGTCGGCCCAGGAACGCGCGCTCGCACGCGAACGCTCGCTCTACGACGGCTTGCTGCAGGCCCTGCTGCCCTTCATCGCGGATTGCCAGCGGGTCGCCTCGGCGCTCGCGGAGCTGGACCTGCTGGCGGCGTTCGCCGAGCGGGCCCGCGCGCTCGACTGGGTCGCACCGTCGTTTTCGGCGAATGGCGGCATCGAGATCGAACAGGGGCGGCACCCGGTCGTCGAGGCACAGGTCGAGCAGTTCATCGCCAACGACTGCACGCTGAACCCCGAACGCAAGCTGCTGCTGATCACCGGTCCGAACATGGGCGGTAAGTCGACCTTCATGCGCCAGACCGCGCTGATCGCGTTGATGGCTTACGTGGGCAGTTACGTGCCGGCGCGGCGCGCTTCGTTCGGCCCGATCGATCGCATCTTCACGCGTATCGGCGCCGCCGACGACCTGGCCGGCGGCCGCTCCACGTTCATGGTCGAAATGACGGAGGCCGCCGCTATCCTCAACGACGCGACGCCGCAAAGCCTCGTGCTGATGGACGAAATCGGCCGCGGCACCTCGACCTTCGACGGTCTCGCCCTTGCGTGGGCCATCGCCCGGCATCTGCTGGCGCACAACGGCTGCCACACGCTATTCGCCACGCATTACTTTGAGCTGACGCAACTGCCCGCGGAATTTCCGCAAGCGGCCAACGTCCATCTCTCGGCGGTCGAGCATGGCCACGGCATCGTGTTCCTGCATGCGGTAAGCGATGGTCCGGCGAATCAGAGCTACGGTCTGCAGGTGGCCCAACTCGCCGGCGTGCCGGCCGCGGTGATCCGCGCGGCACGCAAGCATCTGGCATACCTCGAGCAGCAATCGGCGGCACAACCGGCGCCGCAACTGGATCTGTTCTCAGCGCCCCTGATGCTCCAGGACGCCGATGACGATCGCGAAGATGCCGCCCCGCCCGCCCCCGCGCTCACCGCCGCGGAGCAAGCGCTGCTCGCGCGTTTGCGGGCCATCGATCCGAACGAGTTGCGCCCGCGCGACGCGTTGGACCTGCTCTATGAACTGTACGACCTGGCCGCTGCGCCGGATGCCGATCATTGATCGGCGCCGCGACCGGCAGCCGCCGCGCACCCTGTGCGCGGCGCTGGCTGTCGCCCTGATCCTGGCGGGCGGCATGTCGCCGCGGGTGCGGGCGGCGCCGGTTCGCTATACCTTCGCCGTCATCGCCGGCACGCTGCAAAGCCCGGCGGACGAAGCGCCGACCCAGCGGCTAATCGACGCAATCGGCCGCGACCGCGACATGTCGTTCATCGTCTACGACGGCAATCTGAAG
Coding sequences:
- the mutS gene encoding DNA mismatch repair protein MutS, whose translation is MGIQTAAANDVAQHTPMMQQYLRIKADHPGTLVFYRMGDFYELFFDDAEKAARLLDLTLTQRGASAGNPIKMAGVPHHAVEQYLAKLVKLGESVAICEQIGDPATSKGPVERKVVRVVTPGTLTDAALLSDKNDVYLLAVCVGHNRRGVATNVGLAWLNLASGALRLAEVAPDQAAAALERIRPAEILIADVTSEASTWSPPTGSGALTRVPVWHFDVASGTQRLCDQMDVASLDGFGAHSLSSACGAAGALLLYAAATQGQQLRHVRSLKVEYESEYIGLDPATRRNLELTETLRGTESPTLCSLLDTCCTTMGSRLLRHWLHHPPRQAALAQARQQAIGALLDAPPAASVDTLRGALRQISDIERITGRLALLSARPRDLSSLRDTFIALPELRTLLAAVTGAADSLARIDAALEPPAPCVDLLKLAVAPEPAAMVRDGGVIARGYDAELDELRDISENCGQFLIDLETRERARTGIGNLRVEYNKVHGFYIEVTRGQTDKVPDDYRRRQTLKNAERYITPELKTFEDKALSAQERALARERSLYDGLLQALLPFIADCQRVASALAELDLLAAFAERARALDWVAPSFSANGGIEIEQGRHPVVEAQVEQFIANDCTLNPERKLLLITGPNMGGKSTFMRQTALIALMAYVGSYVPARRASFGPIDRIFTRIGAADDLAGGRSTFMVEMTEAAAILNDATPQSLVLMDEIGRGTSTFDGLALAWAIARHLLAHNGCHTLFATHYFELTQLPAEFPQAANVHLSAVEHGHGIVFLHAVSDGPANQSYGLQVAQLAGVPAAVIRAARKHLAYLEQQSAAQPAPQLDLFSAPLMLQDADDDREDAAPPAPALTAAEQALLARLRAIDPNELRPRDALDLLYELYDLAAAPDADH